The stretch of DNA GCCGATCCGAGAAGCCTTAGAAGAATCTGGTATACGACGTTTTCGTCCCGTGATGCTAACCACGATCACAACGATCGGTGGCTTGATACCGATCTTGATGGAGTCATCCATTCAGGCCCAGATCTTGATTCCCATGGCAACTAGCATTGCGTTTGGCGAGCTATTCGCAACGATCGTAGTCCTTTACCTAGTACCGGTGACGTATTCGATCTATCACAGCGCTGGCGGACACCTGGATGTTCAAGAGTACGTTGAAGATGAAATCGGTCCTTCAACCGACGTTTCCTTAGCTGACAAACGCGAGCCTTCGCTGGAACACGCTTGACGAGAGCGGGAAGTGATTGAGTTACGACATGTCGCGATTCTGAGCCGCGATGTCGCCATAGAATTCGGGACGACGGTCTTTGAATCGATCGATCACATGAGCGTCTTTGGTACGTTCGATCCGCTTGTTGCGAGCCTGAGCCAGATCGACGTCTGCGAGCAACATTACCGGCTGATCGTCGTTGCTTTGCGCTAACACGACACCGTCGGGACCACAAATCGAACTGCGACCGCAGAACTCAAATCCGTTCTCTTCCCCAATTCGGTTCGCCGCTACGAAGAACAAGTGATTTTCCATACTTCGCGAAGCAGGAACCAAATCAGCAGTCCGAGCTGCCGTTACCGGCCAATTCGTTCCCAAAGCGATAATGTCGGCACCTGCGAGCCCCAATACTCGCATAGGTTCGGGAAACGACGAGTCGTAGCAGATCGCAAGCCCAACGTTGGCATCGCCTGCGGCCAGCGTTCGGTAGGGGATATCACCGCGGTCAACAAAACGGTCGACGCCCAAGTGGGGCAAATGAATTTTCCGATAGACCCCCACTACACCCTGCGGGCCAATCAAAGCCGCTGAATTGTAGAGTCTTTCGCCATCCGATTCGAGGAAGCCGAGCGTGGCGTGCAAACCATAGTCCTTGGCGGCTGCGGCTAGCTCGGTCAGAATTGCAGAGTCGACCGAAATCGCAACGTTACTTGCACTTTCGCGAGAATCGTACGCATAACCGGTGAGCATGCATTCGGGAAACACCACCAGTTGAGCGTTAGCAGCCGCGGCTTTTTCCAGCCACTGAAAAACGCGGGTTTGATTGGCTTTCACATCCGCAAAGTCAATATCGGTCTGGACGCACGCGATCAACATCGTAAAACACACCCCTTCATTAGACGCAAATTTAATTCAGCTACCCAATAGCTTAACGAGCAAGACGCAATGAGCGATAGGAAATACGACTACGATCTGTTTGTCATTGGCACCGGACCCGGTGGAGAAGGCGCTGCGATGCAGTGCGCCAAAGGTGGCATGAGAGTCGCGGTTGCCGAACGATTCCGTCAAATTGGCGGGGGCTGCACACACTGGGGCACGATCCCCAGCAAAGCTCTGCGCCACGCCATCACTTCCACAATGACCGCTCTGAAGAACCCAGCATTGCGAGAGATGGGGATCAACACGCGGCCCAGCCTTGAGCAACTTCGTCGTGGCACACAAGCGATCATTGGACAGCAGGTCACCATGCGGCAGTCGTTTTATGACAGAAACGATGTTCCGATCTACCAGGGCCAAGCTCGCTTTGTTGATGAGCATTCTGTTTCGATCGACGGCGATGAACCCATCACCGCAAAACATTTTGTCATTGCGACCGGCTCGCGTCCTTATCGCCCCGCCGATGCTGACTTCAATCACCCTCGCATTTACGACAGCGACACGGTGCTTGAGATGGAACATAAGCCCACTTCCTTGTGCATCTATGGCGCCGGCGTCATCGGTGTTGAATACGCTTCGATGTTTCGCAACTTGGGGATCAAGGTCAACCTGATCAACACGCGTGCAAAGTTGCTTGAATTTTTAGACGACGAAATCATCGACGCGATCTCGTACCACCTTCGCGACCAAGGCGTGGTCATCCGCCACAACGAAGCAATGGAATCAATCACCGGTGAAGATGATGGAGTTGTATTGCAATTAAAGAGCGGCAAGCGAGTTAAGACAGACGCGTTGTTGTGGGCCAACGGACGTAGCGGCAACACTGAAGATTTAGGACTTGAAAACATCGGTCTAGTTCCTAATCGACGCGGACAGATCCCGATCGACGAACACTTCCAAACTGCGGTGCCTCACATTTACGCTGTGGGCGACGTTATCGGCGTTCCTTCGCTAGCCAGCGCTGCCTACACGCAAGGGCGATCCGCTGGCATGCACATGTTGGGCATGGCCGACGGAAACCTGCGTCTGCATGATATCCCCACCGGAATCTACACAAGTCCCGAGATCAGTTCCGTTGGCAAGACCGAACGCGAACTCACCGAGGCGTGCATTCCCTACGAAGTCGGCCAAGCCCAATTCAAGAGCTTAGCTCGTGCTCAAATCACTGGCCAAACGGTAGGGATGCTGAAGCTTTTGTTTCATCGGGAGACACTGGAAGTCCTTGGAGTTCACTGCTTTGGCGCCAACGCTTCTGAGATCATCCACATCGGCCAAAGCGTGATGAGCCCCGAGGGTGCGCCCAATTCGATGAACTACTTCATCGAAACCACGTTCAACTACCCGACCATGGCCGAAGCGTATCGCGTCGCAGCGCTCAATGGACTCAACCGCTTGTTCTAGTTCGGGCTGGCAACCTTAGCCGCATCACCCGACGTTCCCGCCACGCAATGTTGCTGGCGACGAATTTCGTACAGCAATATCCCAGCGGCGACCGCAGCGTTGAGCGACGTGACTTTGCCTTGCATCGGAATGCAGACTCGTTGATCGCACATCGCCAATAGCTCTGGTTCAATGCCAGTTGCTTCGCTGCCGATCACCAGCGCCGTGGGTCCCGACAAGTTCGAATCCCATACGCTTGTTTGCGTATTTGAGTCTGCCGCGATCACTTGCACGCCTTTGTCCTTTAGCAAGTTCGCTGTCGCAATCAAATCCGTCACTTTCGCGATTGCCAAGTGATTAACAGCCCCGGACGAGGACCGCACGACATGGGGCGTGACCTCGGCTTGAGCGTGGTCGCCGACGATGACACCGACCGCGCTGGCTCCGTCGCAACAACGTAGGATGGCTCCGAAGTTAAACGCATCCTGCAATCGATCACAAATCACTACCAGCGGCACCGACGAATTTTCGTTTGGTTGATCGAATCTTGAAAGCAGTTGATCCAAAGTTTGGTACGGAAACGCTCCTAATCGAATAACCAGACCTTGATGCTCGCTCGACCCCGATAGCTGTTCAAGCCTCGCCCCGTCGACTACCTCCAGAGGAATTCCCTCGCTCTGCTTCGCCTGCAAAAGATCCGAAAAACGATCCATCGCTGCGGACGTAGCATAGATCTCGCGTACGGGCCAAGTCCCGGTCGTTAGGGTTTCGGTTACCGCATGGTGGCCCCATAACCAACCGCGTTGATGGTTTCCGCTGTAACCGGCCTTTGACTTGCTCTTACGTTTTGATTTAGCCATTCTTCACTTCTCGTTCGATCAAGTCATTTGGTGTGCCATAGGACCGGCCACCCATGGACGGGTATCTCCAATGGTCTGGCAGGGATGTTGCCATAGAAACAAGAGATTGCCAGGATTGTCGACGATTCGCAGCGGTCGTCAACGATGCGGGCCCGATGCAGTGTGCACTCACCAAGTTCAGGCAACCGGTGCGGCCGGCGTGGGCGGCGTAGCATCGGCGAGGTCAAATCGCTCTATGACGGCACAACCACATGAATCGCTCCAAACGTTGACACTCGTCCGTGCCATGTCGAGCACACGATCGACGGCCAGGATAATGCCCTGCATTTCAATCGGTAATCCGACCGCTTGCAGAATAATGACCATCATCACCAGACCCGCATGCGGAATCCCGGCTGAACCGACACTGGCTAGAAGTGCGGTGATTACGACAATCACCTGTTGGGTGAACGGTAAGTTTTGGCCGAAGTGAAGCTGTGCGATGAATAGAACCGCAACCACTTCGTAAAGAGCAGTACCGTCCATGTTAACGGTCGCGCCCAAGGGCAATACGAACGATCCAGTCTTGTTGCTGATTCCTGCGCGCTCTTCCACCGCCGACATTGTCAGAGGCAAAGTCCCATTGCTGCTGGCGCTACTAAACGCGGTCAGCAGTGCGGGTGCCATTGCCTTGAAATAATCCAACGGATTGCGTTTAGCAAAGAACCATAGAATCAACGGCAACGTGATAAGAGCATGGATCGCTAACGCCACCATGACGGCGATCACATACAGCCCAAGTGCTCGGTAAACTCCGACACCCTGAGTCGCTGTCACATATGCAATCAAGAAAAACACGCCGATCGGTGCCAAGCGTATGATCGCTGTAGTAAGCGCCATGATGACTTCGAATCCCGCACTGGTCGCATCAAGAATTCTCGTGCGAGTGGATTCGCTTGCACGCAACGTGAACAATCCAATCGCAATCGTAAATGCGATAATCGAAAGGAAGTTCGGTTCGACGAGAGCACCGATTGGATTACTAGGAATCAACGCTTCAACTTGATGAAACAATACATCACCAAGCGATTCAGCTTTAACTGGCGCGGCTAACTTGGCATTCTTTGCAATGTCCTGACCCAACCCTGGGCGGATCAAGTTCACGACAAACAGCCCCGTCAAAATCGCGAGCACGCTGGTTGCCATGTAATACAAAATAGTACGGCGAAACATGCGTCCGACGCCTTCCGCAGCCCCGAGTCCCAGGATGCCACAGAGCAACGACGTCACGATCAATGGCACAGCAACCATTTGCAACATCCGCAGAAACAGCCCACCGATACGTTTGAACCAGTTACCGAATCGTTTGGCCGTGCTTTGTCCATGATCTAGATAAAGACTTGCGGCGAGAGAATCTTCGCTTTCCAAGGCCGCCACACTACGTACAGAACGATCCCCTGACACGATCGGGTCGATGATCCAAGACACTGAACGATCGTCTTTGGTCAAATAACGAATCTCAGTCCGCTCTGACGAATCCACAATCTGCGCCGTAACCACGGAAGCCGGTAAACCTTCGCTCAAATTCACCGTTCGGTCAGATGCAAAGATGTTTAACCAAGCCCCCAGCAACGTGCCGGCGATCATACCGATGAGTATTTGCCAGTGAAGTGCGATCCTAAACATCGACTGATTCCTTGAAACCCGTTTTCACGGATGAGGTAAGACCTATCCAATTGTACAAAGCGACTGCCTACGCGCGGCAATCACTTGTGTCACTCCAGTTCATCGGTCGCTAAAACGTAGGCTGTCGCGTGGGTCCGACATCCGCCCATCGCAATGTGCAACTTTTCAATGCCGACCTGCTCGGCCCAATCAACCGCGGCACCCGCCAGTTCAAGGGAAGGGCCTTCGCCAACGATCATCACAACTTCGATGTCGATCCAACGCACGCCTTGGTTGCGGCATCGCATCGCTTTCATCGTGGCCTCTTTGGCGGCCCATCGTTTAGCGAAATTCAAATTTGAATTCACCGCTCCCAAACAATACGCGATCTCGCCAGCCGTGTAGACTCGTTCGAGAAATTGCTCGCCATGTGCTTCGATCATTTTTTGAATGCGCAAACATTCAATGATCTCTGTTCCGATTCCTAGTATCGCCATGCACGTAGCTTAGCGGACACCACAGGCTTTTTGGGCGCGAGAAAGAACTTCCCCCGCAACTTCGCGAGCACGGTCAGCTCCATCGCGGAGCGTCTGGTGAACGTAATCGAGGTTCTTCTCGAGATCGCTTCGTTTTTCCCGTGCCCCAGCGAAATACTGTTCGCTTGCTTCCGCGACCGCCTTTTTCACCTCTCCATAACCAAACCCGCCACGGCGATACATCGCTGCCATTTGGTCGATGGACGGTTGGTCAGCAAACAAGCGATAAAGATCGAACAAATGATCGTCTTCGGGATCCTTGGGATCTTCCATTGCACGACTATCGGTAGTGATGCGCATGATCTGCTTACGAATCTTTTTTACGTCGCCAAAGAGTGGCAACGTGTTGTCGTAACTCTTGCTCATCTTTTGCCCGTCGGTCCCTGGCACCTTCGCACCATGATCCAATGTCTTGGCTTTTGGCAATACAAACGTTTCACCGTAGGCATGGTTAAAGCTCGATGCCAAATCGCGACAAACTTCGATGTGTTGGATTTGATCCGCCCCCACCGGCACAATCTGACTGTCGTAGACCAAGATGTCAGCGGTCATCAATACCGGATACGTAAACAACCCGGCATTGGCAGCCAAGCCGCGTTCTTTCTTTTCCTTGAAGGCGGTACATCGTTCCAATAGTCCCATCGACGCGTTCGAAAGCAGCAACCAATTCAGTTCGCTCACTTCGGGCACGTATGATTGGACAAACATCGTTGCTTTGGTTGGATCAAGTCCCAACGCCAAGAGGTCCAAGGCGGCGTCAAGAACGTAGGATCGCAACAACTCGGGGTCGCGGACTGTTGTCAGTGCGTGCAGGTCAGCGATGAAGTAAAACCCTTCATGCTCGTCTTGCAAATCAATGTACTGACGAATAGCACCAAAAAAGTTGCCCCAATGGGGACGGCCGGTAGGTTGAATTCCAGATAGAACACGCATGAATCAATGGCCACTCAAACGCCGGGGGGCGAACGACAACCGCTCGCGGGCGAATGAAAAGAGAGGAAAACTTCAGTCAAGGTTCACGATTGTGAACGATCACCCGCCCGACGCGAAGTGGGGCGACGCGAAGTAGGGCGACGCGAAGTAGGGCGACGCGAGTGGGGCGACGCGAGTGGGGCGAATCAAACTAGGCCAAAAACCTTGCAGGAGACCCCAATCGACTAGAAACCGCTGCTGACGTATTCCGTAGACTGGCCCCCGCAGGGTTCGCTGTGCCCGCAAACCGCTTGTTGCCACGCCGTCAATCGAACGTCTCCACCGCCAAGAGCCTGGAACAAGTCGACCGCCGCCGTGGCCGAATCAGCCCGGGCACGAGCCAACTCAATGGAGCTCCGCAGCAACCTACGCTGGTTGGAAACCACTCGCTCGAGCGACGCTTTGTCCGCCCCATATTGCTGGCGAGCCAATTCAACGGCCTCGCCTGAATCGTTTACGGTTTGGGTCAGGATTTCGATGCGTCGTCGCTGTTGGCCCTGCGCCGCCAGCGCGTTTTCGACTTCAGAAACAGCCACCAGCACTGATTGACGATACCGCGCGATGGCCTGCTTGAGCTGCGCCTTTTGAATATCGACTTGCGCCTCGATTCGACCGAGCGACAAGATATTCCATGTAACGCCTGGGCCAAAGGCAAAGACAAGTGAATCGTAATCCAGCAAGTTCGAAACTTTTCGCGAGTCTACCGACACCGTCCCCAGCAAAGACAATCGGGGATAGTACTCCGCTTTGGCGACACCGATTCTGGCGCAAGCCGCAGCAATTTCTCTTTCGCTACGGCGAACATCGGGACGACGACGAAGCAACTCGGCCGGTACCTCCGGCGAAATCGGCGGCGGTGACAACTGCGACGTCGGTCGCAGTAAGTACGCCTCACATTCGCTAGGCGTCGTTCCCATCAGCAGAGCAATCAAGTTGTAGCTCTGCTGGATGCCCTGTTCGTAAATGGGTTGATCCGATTCGGTCAATCCGATGCGGCTTTGGAGCTGAACCAAATCTAGTCGCGTGACCTGCCCAGCCTCGATCCGATCTTCGACTTCCTCGATGCTATCGCGTTGCACCTTCAAATTGAGTTGGTTCTGACGAAGTAGTTCTTGGTTGAGGCGTAAGTTGATGTAGGCGCGAGCAATGTCCGCTGCGAGAACGCGGCGAAGGTTTACAAGGTCTTCTTCAGTCGCTTGGTAATCCGCTTTTGCGGCTTCGGTTTCTCGAGCGATGCGACCGACGATGTCGATCTCCCACCGCGAGTCCACGCCAAGAGAAAAGAAGTGAAACGGACTGCCGTTGCTCGCCACGAATGGTTGGGCATTGGAGCTGCGTTTGCGGCGTTCGTATGTTGTAAAGGCATCAGCAAACGGATCAGCTTGGCCACTGACGATGCGGACCACACTCTTTGCTTCTTGAATCCGCCAAGTCAGCTCGTCGACCGATGGATTATCACGAACACTTCTCGCGATCAGCATCGGAAGGTATTCGTCGTTCAAGAAAGACCAATCCGCAGGATGTTCTTGCTGGGCTAGGGCTAAGTTCAGTGCATCGTCCAAACCACTCGTGGATTCGCTTGAAATTTGCGTGACTGAACCCTCTGCATTGTCACCCAAAAAGCCTGCGTTAAGTGGTGGAGGTTCGACACCCCCATAGTCAGGACCGACTGTTGCGCAACCTGAGTGCAAAAGCATGAACACGGCCAGCGACAAAGATGCGAAGCCAATCGCCATTGAGGTTCGTTCGTGGTAGCGACTGTTTAGATCCACGATACGTCCCCTCCCTAGTTTCTCGTCATCAAAGCTTAACTGTCTGGTCTCAAGGGATTCTTCGGCACAAAGAGAAGTCGAGTGCCGGGGAAACGTTAACGAAGAAAAAACCAGAAGAATCGGAAGAGTCTGCCTAGGCGTTATAGGGAGCAGAAACGGACCTAAGCCGTTTCGAACGGCCCCGATCCCCAACCGCAGCTCGAATCCTGCAGCAAAACAGGGGGGATGGGGCACCTAGGATACATTTGCATTCTAATTTCGGGCTCGTATTATCCTCGGGTTGAAATTCGCCGTCTCTTACCGGGAAACACCGGTGAGCTTCGTTTGAATGCCCTTTTCAGTCCACTGGATTTTCCCATGAAGACCCCCCAGGAACGGATCGACGGTCCGAGCCCGAATCACTACCACCCCTTTAGCAATCTAAATGCTTCGACTTCCCGCGGTCGCATGACGTCGGGAACGGTCGCTCTTGGCGAACGAAGTAACACAAGCAACGTTCCACCTCGAAGTCCCCAACGGTCCACCGGTGAATTCGCAGTGGCGCTGAATCTGGATGACCAACTGTACCAGGTGCTCGATTTCGACGAGTACACGTTTGAAATCCAATCCGAAACGCTTGCCAAAGAATTCGATCCCAACGCTTCACCTCAAACGCGCCAGGGGACGATTGTCAGCGGCAATGAGAAAGTCGATGTTCAGTTTCGTCCACGTCGCGTTAAGGGTGATCGCTTGACGATGGGTTTTTACGACTTCTCGATCCAAGGACGCGAGCAACTTCAACGAATTCGCAAGCGAGTTGGATCTGACGGTCGCGACGAACTTCACGACATGTCTTACGACGATTTGGCAAAGGGGGGAAAGAAGGAACCCAAGGCTGAAGTAGCTTTGGCACCCAAACGCGCGTCAACGCTAAAGAAGATGGCTGCGATGGCGGTGTTGGCTGCATCCATGCTGCTCGTCGCACTTTGGGTCGGGTACATGGTTCAATCACGATCCACAGTCGCGGTGAACAATAGCGTCATGGTGGGTAACTTCATTCCTGTCAATGCACCCGAGCAAGCACAACTGATTGATGTACTTGTTGAAACTGGTGAAGAAATCAAAGCCGGTCAAACGTTGGCGCGACTTAGCAATCGAGAGGCCGCCGAAGATCTAGCGATCCTCGAATCGCAACTGAAACGAGCGATGTCCGAAGCTGAAGCGTATCGAAGCGAAGCAGCCAAAGTCACTGACCTATTCCGCTTTGCGACCATGAAAGTGGAACGCGACATCAACGTGGCCAAAGCAGAAATGCTGAGCGCCGATGCAATGCACTCAGCCGCTGAAGCACAACTAGCACGTTTGCAACCGTTAATTGCTCGAGGCAACGTTGCGTTAGCTGAAGTGGATGAAGCCAAAGCGATGCTTGCCACGGCCAACGCAGAAAAAATCCGTCAAAGTGCGGTGATCGAGACTCTTGCCTTGGCAAAAGAAGCTGCCCAGTCGCAGATCATCATCAACGAAAGCGGAGTGGTGAATCCGCTGAGCGAACTGCAAACCAAGATTGCCTGCGCCGAGGCGGCAATTAAGGAACTACAGGAAACACGTGATGTGTTGCTTGCTTCGGCCGGACCAATCGAACTTCAAGCACCTTCGGACGGGACCGTCTACGCGATCTATCGAAGCGAAGGGGAGACGTTACGAGTCGCTGATCAAATGTTGGCGTTAAGCGCTGAAGATGGTGGCTGGGCAACGGGACACGTTGCGGCCTACCTTGCACCCGAGATTCGCCCCGGTCAGCCGGTTGAGATCGAGATACCTTCGCTGGGAATCACGACCGTTGGGATTGTCGATGGAGTAGGTCATCGCTCGGTTTATGGCCATGGTGGTTACAACGCCGATTTCCGCGGTGGTCCGTTGGAAGTTCCGATTCGTGTAGCGATTGATTTCGAAGGCCAGCCCGTTCCTTCGGGTCTGCGATTGAACATGACCGTACGAGTGAAGGATCACTTGAAAGACATGAAACGTTGGATCAACGACAAGATTGCTGTTTGGCGAGGTGAAACGGTGCCAGGAAGCGACGATTCCGAGCGGCAGGAAACTGCCTCGCTAGGAAAGAAAAAAATCCAAGTCGCAATGACGAAGTGATCATCCAACTATTTAACTCGCACGCTTAGCTTCCTGATTCGATGTCCTCATCCAGTATCCGCTACGACATATCGACAACCGTTCGACTGATCAAAACACTGCCGATCATCGGGGCATACCTATTATTGATCGTGCTTGTGTTCATTTCGTTGCCCGAGAAAGCACAACGAATACCGCTTGAATCCATTGTTGTGATCGGATTCATTGGACTGTTTCGTTATGGATGCGTGTTGACGCACTGTGTTCGTGCAGCCCTCTACGAACACTACATGTATCCGAAGATTCGTTTTCAAGCGGATCAATTGCCCGCGGAAGAACGCATGCCTAAGCGAGCGTTCTTCATCATTCCAACAGCCGGGGAAAAACCCGAGGTATCTCGTTTGATGCTCGGCTCGGTTCTCGATGAGGCGGCAACGATTTCGAGTCAAGTGATCATCGTCGTCAACGCAGGCAGCGAGCGAGATGACGCGATCTTTCAAGACCTGCTTGCCGAGCGTCCTTCGCTACCCAATGTGGAAGTGCGGTACATTCGCCAGCACGGCGGAAAACGTCCCGGCATGGCGGACTGCATGTCTCGATTGATGGACGAAGAGGTCGATGATAATGATGTGATCATCTTGATGGATGGTGATACCGTCCTGGGCAACGGAATCTTAAACAAGTGCTTTCCGCTTTTTGCCCTTCGTCCCAAGCTCGGTGCCGTCACGACTGACAATATCTCGGTCACCAAAGGCAATTGGATGTACCGCAAGTGGTACACGCTGCGGTTTTCCATGCGACATCGGATGATGAAGTCTCAGAGCTTGTCGAGCCAGTTGTTGGTTTTAACCGGCAGGTTCAGCAT from Rubripirellula amarantea encodes:
- a CDS encoding carbon-nitrogen hydrolase family protein; the encoded protein is MLIACVQTDIDFADVKANQTRVFQWLEKAAAANAQLVVFPECMLTGYAYDSRESASNVAISVDSAILTELAAAAKDYGLHATLGFLESDGERLYNSAALIGPQGVVGVYRKIHLPHLGVDRFVDRGDIPYRTLAAGDANVGLAICYDSSFPEPMRVLGLAGADIIALGTNWPVTAARTADLVPASRSMENHLFFVAANRIGEENGFEFCGRSSICGPDGVVLAQSNDDQPVMLLADVDLAQARNKRIERTKDAHVIDRFKDRRPEFYGDIAAQNRDMS
- the sthA gene encoding Si-specific NAD(P)(+) transhydrogenase, which translates into the protein MSDRKYDYDLFVIGTGPGGEGAAMQCAKGGMRVAVAERFRQIGGGCTHWGTIPSKALRHAITSTMTALKNPALREMGINTRPSLEQLRRGTQAIIGQQVTMRQSFYDRNDVPIYQGQARFVDEHSVSIDGDEPITAKHFVIATGSRPYRPADADFNHPRIYDSDTVLEMEHKPTSLCIYGAGVIGVEYASMFRNLGIKVNLINTRAKLLEFLDDEIIDAISYHLRDQGVVIRHNEAMESITGEDDGVVLQLKSGKRVKTDALLWANGRSGNTEDLGLENIGLVPNRRGQIPIDEHFQTAVPHIYAVGDVIGVPSLASAAYTQGRSAGMHMLGMADGNLRLHDIPTGIYTSPEISSVGKTERELTEACIPYEVGQAQFKSLARAQITGQTVGMLKLLFHRETLEVLGVHCFGANASEIIHIGQSVMSPEGAPNSMNYFIETTFNYPTMAEAYRVAALNGLNRLF
- the rlmB gene encoding 23S rRNA (guanosine(2251)-2'-O)-methyltransferase RlmB, with the protein product MAKSKRKSKSKAGYSGNHQRGWLWGHHAVTETLTTGTWPVREIYATSAAMDRFSDLLQAKQSEGIPLEVVDGARLEQLSGSSEHQGLVIRLGAFPYQTLDQLLSRFDQPNENSSVPLVVICDRLQDAFNFGAILRCCDGASAVGVIVGDHAQAEVTPHVVRSSSGAVNHLAIAKVTDLIATANLLKDKGVQVIAADSNTQTSVWDSNLSGPTALVIGSEATGIEPELLAMCDQRVCIPMQGKVTSLNAAVAAGILLYEIRRQQHCVAGTSGDAAKVASPN
- a CDS encoding dicarboxylate/amino acid:cation symporter, producing MFRIALHWQILIGMIAGTLLGAWLNIFASDRTVNLSEGLPASVVTAQIVDSSERTEIRYLTKDDRSVSWIIDPIVSGDRSVRSVAALESEDSLAASLYLDHGQSTAKRFGNWFKRIGGLFLRMLQMVAVPLIVTSLLCGILGLGAAEGVGRMFRRTILYYMATSVLAILTGLFVVNLIRPGLGQDIAKNAKLAAPVKAESLGDVLFHQVEALIPSNPIGALVEPNFLSIIAFTIAIGLFTLRASESTRTRILDATSAGFEVIMALTTAIIRLAPIGVFFLIAYVTATQGVGVYRALGLYVIAVMVALAIHALITLPLILWFFAKRNPLDYFKAMAPALLTAFSSASSNGTLPLTMSAVEERAGISNKTGSFVLPLGATVNMDGTALYEVVAVLFIAQLHFGQNLPFTQQVIVVITALLASVGSAGIPHAGLVMMVIILQAVGLPIEMQGIILAVDRVLDMARTSVNVWSDSCGCAVIERFDLADATPPTPAAPVA
- a CDS encoding holo-ACP synthase, with product MAILGIGTEIIECLRIQKMIEAHGEQFLERVYTAGEIAYCLGAVNSNLNFAKRWAAKEATMKAMRCRNQGVRWIDIEVVMIVGEGPSLELAGAAVDWAEQVGIEKLHIAMGGCRTHATAYVLATDELE
- the trpS gene encoding tryptophan--tRNA ligase, coding for MRVLSGIQPTGRPHWGNFFGAIRQYIDLQDEHEGFYFIADLHALTTVRDPELLRSYVLDAALDLLALGLDPTKATMFVQSYVPEVSELNWLLLSNASMGLLERCTAFKEKKERGLAANAGLFTYPVLMTADILVYDSQIVPVGADQIQHIEVCRDLASSFNHAYGETFVLPKAKTLDHGAKVPGTDGQKMSKSYDNTLPLFGDVKKIRKQIMRITTDSRAMEDPKDPEDDHLFDLYRLFADQPSIDQMAAMYRRGGFGYGEVKKAVAEASEQYFAGAREKRSDLEKNLDYVHQTLRDGADRAREVAGEVLSRAQKACGVR
- a CDS encoding efflux transporter outer membrane subunit, whose protein sequence is MDLNSRYHERTSMAIGFASLSLAVFMLLHSGCATVGPDYGGVEPPPLNAGFLGDNAEGSVTQISSESTSGLDDALNLALAQQEHPADWSFLNDEYLPMLIARSVRDNPSVDELTWRIQEAKSVVRIVSGQADPFADAFTTYERRKRSSNAQPFVASNGSPFHFFSLGVDSRWEIDIVGRIARETEAAKADYQATEEDLVNLRRVLAADIARAYINLRLNQELLRQNQLNLKVQRDSIEEVEDRIEAGQVTRLDLVQLQSRIGLTESDQPIYEQGIQQSYNLIALLMGTTPSECEAYLLRPTSQLSPPPISPEVPAELLRRRPDVRRSEREIAAACARIGVAKAEYYPRLSLLGTVSVDSRKVSNLLDYDSLVFAFGPGVTWNILSLGRIEAQVDIQKAQLKQAIARYRQSVLVAVSEVENALAAQGQQRRRIEILTQTVNDSGEAVELARQQYGADKASLERVVSNQRRLLRSSIELARARADSATAAVDLFQALGGGDVRLTAWQQAVCGHSEPCGGQSTEYVSSGF
- a CDS encoding HlyD family secretion protein translates to MKTPQERIDGPSPNHYHPFSNLNASTSRGRMTSGTVALGERSNTSNVPPRSPQRSTGEFAVALNLDDQLYQVLDFDEYTFEIQSETLAKEFDPNASPQTRQGTIVSGNEKVDVQFRPRRVKGDRLTMGFYDFSIQGREQLQRIRKRVGSDGRDELHDMSYDDLAKGGKKEPKAEVALAPKRASTLKKMAAMAVLAASMLLVALWVGYMVQSRSTVAVNNSVMVGNFIPVNAPEQAQLIDVLVETGEEIKAGQTLARLSNREAAEDLAILESQLKRAMSEAEAYRSEAAKVTDLFRFATMKVERDINVAKAEMLSADAMHSAAEAQLARLQPLIARGNVALAEVDEAKAMLATANAEKIRQSAVIETLALAKEAAQSQIIINESGVVNPLSELQTKIACAEAAIKELQETRDVLLASAGPIELQAPSDGTVYAIYRSEGETLRVADQMLALSAEDGGWATGHVAAYLAPEIRPGQPVEIEIPSLGITTVGIVDGVGHRSVYGHGGYNADFRGGPLEVPIRVAIDFEGQPVPSGLRLNMTVRVKDHLKDMKRWINDKIAVWRGETVPGSDDSERQETASLGKKKIQVAMTK
- a CDS encoding glycosyltransferase, translated to MSSSSIRYDISTTVRLIKTLPIIGAYLLLIVLVFISLPEKAQRIPLESIVVIGFIGLFRYGCVLTHCVRAALYEHYMYPKIRFQADQLPAEERMPKRAFFIIPTAGEKPEVSRLMLGSVLDEAATISSQVIIVVNAGSERDDAIFQDLLAERPSLPNVEVRYIRQHGGKRPGMADCMSRLMDEEVDDNDVIILMDGDTVLGNGILNKCFPLFALRPKLGAVTTDNISVTKGNWMYRKWYTLRFSMRHRMMKSQSLSSQLLVLTGRFSIIRAKEALNDEFVSYLENDRIKHWLHGEIKFVTGDDKSTWYCLLKRGCEMLYVPDAHIFCMEDSGPKPITMSIKKMHRWFGNMLRNNGRAIRLGLGCQKPFIWWCHIDQRISMFTSLLGPIAAIWAAFWISPYYLVAYGMLVVLARLIYALILTLEGHRMSFTDIPLLLYTQWVGSSVKIYTMFHLHRQKWDSHRQSSSGTQGSNESIFDALIPKMQMAFSLTMLLVFVAVVVGVK